The Lysobacter enzymogenes genome window below encodes:
- a CDS encoding ribbon-helix-helix protein, CopG family gives MKNQRMTLSLDAGEMSELEQMARRGNSNKTEVIRRALRIYMLMEQMRADGKELHVQDQPGSRQLERLVFV, from the coding sequence ATGAAGAACCAACGCATGACCCTGAGCCTGGACGCCGGCGAAATGTCCGAGCTCGAACAGATGGCCAGGCGCGGCAACTCCAACAAGACCGAAGTGATCCGGCGCGCCCTGCGCATCTACATGCTGATGGAACAGATGCGCGCGGACGGCAAGGAGCTGCACGTGCAGGATCAGCCCGGCTCGCGCCAGCTCGAACGCTTGGTGTTCGTCTGA
- a CDS encoding response regulator, protein MSSKSSDAVPAAQPRLLLVDDDADILALLARYLGANGCKTAAAASAAQARAAVALGGIDLVLLDLGLPDEDGLSLLRHLQTQWRGPVIVVSGRGDAVDRVVGLELGADDYLAKPFDLRELLARVRSVLRRASAPALAPAGESLAFEGFRLELSARRLTDAAGAEIALTTGEFQLLRALLQRPQQVLSRDELMNALHGREAGPYDRTIDVAVGRLRRKLESDPSAPSLIKAVRGAGYLFAAAVSAT, encoded by the coding sequence ATGTCCTCCAAATCCAGCGACGCCGTCCCGGCCGCGCAGCCGCGGCTGCTGCTGGTCGACGACGACGCCGACATCCTCGCGCTGTTGGCGCGCTACCTCGGCGCCAACGGCTGCAAGACCGCGGCCGCCGCCAGCGCGGCGCAGGCGCGCGCGGCGGTGGCCTTGGGCGGCATCGATCTGGTCCTGCTCGACCTGGGCCTGCCCGACGAAGACGGCCTGTCGCTGCTGCGCCATCTGCAAACCCAATGGCGCGGCCCGGTGATCGTGGTCAGCGGCCGCGGCGACGCGGTCGACCGCGTGGTCGGCCTGGAACTGGGCGCCGACGATTACCTGGCCAAACCCTTCGATCTGCGCGAACTGCTGGCGCGGGTGCGCTCGGTGCTGCGGCGCGCGTCCGCGCCGGCGCTGGCGCCGGCAGGCGAGAGCCTCGCGTTCGAGGGCTTCCGCCTGGAGCTGTCCGCGCGCCGGCTGACCGACGCGGCCGGCGCCGAAATCGCCTTGACTACCGGCGAATTCCAGCTGCTGCGCGCGTTGTTGCAGCGGCCGCAGCAAGTGCTCAGCCGCGACGAGCTGATGAACGCGCTGCACGGCCGCGAGGCCGGGCCGTACGACCGCACCATCGATGTCGCGGTCGGCCGCCTGCGGCGCAAGCTCGAATCCGATCCGTCCGCGCCGAGCCTGATCAAGGCCGTGCGCGGCGCCGGCTATCTGTTCGCCGCCGCGGTCAGCGCGACATGA
- a CDS encoding PAS domain S-box protein produces the protein MSADASFDGLFEAVPDALLLVDGDGRIVQANAQAERLFGYAPGELLGKDVEALIPSAARERHRGYRQHYMARPHVRPMGVSGQSLIGLRPDGTQFPVEIALSPIGGAHGPRYLASVRDISETQRARQALVRARYDALAARIGQLALEAQDESGVVDALPRLLADALDIPAVAVLFVSGDSQSVEIRASVGLDDDAAAPALDEAALLADVGAGETRVVDDFAAAASRFPLRAAAGSGVLVPLFDRGRPMGALLARAPRPRHFDHDALHLLRSVAHLAAAFVQRRRTEEQLAHSQRLDAIGQLTGGIAHDFNNLLTVMSGSLQLLELECADTPEAGELIASALRSAGRGAELTGKLLAFARRQRLSPRAVDVPALLRDVESMLKRTLGDSVHLHVECVAPLAAAYADPSQLEAALLNLALNARDAMPRGGEIAIEARAHEAAARPGGDDDGELAAGDYLRILVADTGRGMAPETLARAMEPFFTTKEAGRGSGLGLSMVYGFAKQSGGDLRIDSALGYGTRVELFLPAARAPAAAPAPPGGAHAPGRGETVLVVEDDAAVRAIALAFLRASGYRAAAVASAGEALRYLAGDGEAAAMFSDVMLGEGMNGKDLAAAARRLRPGLPVVLTSGYETETANAGEAFDLLRKPYRREQVAAAIARAIGPRREGG, from the coding sequence ATGAGCGCCGACGCCTCCTTCGACGGCCTGTTCGAAGCGGTGCCCGACGCGCTGCTGCTGGTCGACGGCGACGGCCGCATCGTCCAGGCCAACGCCCAGGCCGAGCGCCTGTTCGGCTATGCGCCGGGTGAGTTGCTGGGCAAGGACGTGGAGGCGCTGATCCCGTCCGCCGCGCGCGAGCGCCATCGCGGCTATCGCCAGCACTACATGGCGCGTCCGCACGTGCGGCCGATGGGCGTGAGCGGGCAGAGCCTGATCGGCCTGCGCCCGGACGGCACCCAGTTTCCGGTGGAAATCGCGCTGAGCCCGATCGGCGGCGCGCACGGGCCGCGCTATCTGGCTTCGGTGCGCGACATCTCCGAAACCCAGCGCGCGCGCCAGGCGCTGGTGCGCGCGCGCTACGACGCGCTGGCCGCGCGCATCGGCCAGCTCGCGCTGGAAGCGCAGGACGAGTCGGGCGTGGTCGATGCCTTGCCGCGCTTGCTCGCCGATGCGCTCGACATTCCGGCGGTGGCGGTGCTGTTCGTGTCCGGCGACAGCCAGAGCGTCGAGATCCGCGCCAGCGTCGGCCTCGACGACGATGCCGCGGCGCCGGCGCTGGACGAAGCCGCGCTGCTGGCCGACGTCGGCGCCGGCGAAACCCGGGTGGTCGACGATTTCGCCGCCGCCGCTTCGCGTTTTCCGTTGCGCGCCGCCGCCGGCAGCGGCGTGCTGGTGCCGCTGTTCGACCGCGGCCGGCCGATGGGCGCGCTGCTGGCGCGCGCGCCGCGGCCGCGCCATTTCGATCACGACGCGCTGCACTTGTTGCGGTCGGTCGCGCACCTGGCCGCCGCGTTCGTGCAGCGCCGCCGCACCGAGGAGCAACTGGCGCATTCGCAGCGGCTGGACGCGATCGGCCAGCTCACCGGCGGCATCGCCCACGACTTCAACAATCTGCTGACGGTGATGTCCGGCAGCCTGCAATTGCTGGAACTGGAATGCGCCGACACGCCCGAGGCCGGCGAGCTGATCGCCAGCGCCTTGCGCTCGGCCGGCCGCGGCGCCGAGCTCACCGGCAAGCTGCTCGCGTTCGCGCGCCGCCAGCGGCTGAGCCCGCGCGCGGTCGACGTGCCGGCGCTGCTGCGCGATGTCGAAAGCATGCTCAAGCGCACCCTCGGCGACAGCGTGCACCTGCACGTGGAATGCGTCGCGCCGCTGGCGGCGGCGTATGCCGACCCGAGCCAGCTGGAGGCGGCGCTGCTGAACCTCGCGCTCAACGCGCGCGATGCGATGCCGCGCGGCGGCGAGATCGCGATCGAAGCCCGCGCGCACGAAGCCGCCGCGCGCCCTGGCGGCGACGACGACGGCGAACTGGCGGCCGGCGATTACCTGCGCATCCTGGTCGCCGACACCGGCCGCGGCATGGCCCCGGAGACGCTGGCGCGGGCGATGGAACCGTTCTTCACCACCAAGGAAGCCGGGCGCGGCAGCGGCCTGGGCCTGAGCATGGTCTACGGCTTCGCCAAACAGAGCGGCGGCGACCTGCGCATCGACAGCGCGTTGGGCTACGGCACCCGGGTGGAACTGTTCCTGCCGGCCGCGCGCGCGCCCGCGGCCGCGCCGGCGCCGCCGGGCGGCGCGCACGCGCCGGGCCGCGGCGAGACCGTGCTGGTGGTCGAGGACGACGCGGCGGTGCGGGCGATCGCGCTGGCGTTCCTGCGCGCCTCGGGCTATCGCGCCGCCGCGGTGGCCAGCGCCGGCGAAGCCCTGCGCTATCTGGCCGGCGACGGCGAAGCGGCGGCGATGTTCAGCGACGTCATGCTCGGCGAGGGCATGAACGGCAAGGACCTGGCGGCCGCGGCGCGGCGTTTGCGGCCGGGCCTGCCGGTGGTGCTGACCTCGGGTTACGAGACCGAAACCGCGAACGCCGGCGAAGCGTTCGACTTGCTGCGCAAGCCGTACCGGCGCGAGCAGGTGGCCGCGGCGATCGCGCGCGCGATCGGGCCGCGGCGCGAGGGCGGCTGA
- a CDS encoding cystathionine beta-lyase, with protein sequence MPLDWRTRLAHPDASAPAGFRSLATPVYRGSTTLFDSAAHVHDHWDRRETPYTYGLYGTPTTLELAARIAELEGGGHCFIAPGGQAAISLVNIAVLKAGGHVLIPDCIYGPHREFADRWLSRWNIRAEYYDPLAGAGIAAQLRPETQLVWCESPGSATMEVQDVPAIAAAAHAAGVPVALDNTYAAGVLFDAFGHGADIAVQALTKYIGGHSDLLLGSVTVRDEALYQAIGDAHQLLGMGASPDDCSLALRGLQTLGVRLDHLQRSTLEVAQWLQTQPRVARVRHPALPGSPGHEIWKRDFTGSASVFSVEFDPALTQDALVAFIDRLRLFKIGYSWGGTTSLVVPQFSLHRDLPRAGRNLVRFNIGLERSEDLIDDLRVSLAQLPA encoded by the coding sequence ATGCCTTTGGACTGGCGTACCCGACTCGCCCACCCCGACGCCTCCGCGCCCGCCGGCTTCCGTTCCCTGGCCACCCCCGTGTACCGCGGCTCGACCACCCTGTTCGACAGCGCCGCCCACGTGCACGACCACTGGGACCGGCGCGAGACGCCGTACACCTACGGCCTGTACGGCACCCCGACCACGCTGGAACTGGCCGCGCGCATCGCCGAACTCGAAGGCGGCGGCCACTGCTTCATCGCCCCGGGCGGGCAGGCGGCGATCAGCCTGGTCAACATCGCCGTGCTCAAGGCCGGCGGCCACGTGCTGATCCCGGACTGCATCTACGGCCCGCACCGCGAGTTCGCCGACCGCTGGCTCAGCCGCTGGAACATCCGCGCCGAGTACTACGACCCGCTGGCCGGCGCCGGCATCGCCGCGCAACTGCGGCCGGAAACCCAGCTGGTGTGGTGCGAAAGCCCGGGCTCGGCGACGATGGAAGTGCAGGACGTTCCCGCCATCGCCGCCGCCGCCCACGCCGCGGGCGTGCCGGTCGCGCTCGACAACACTTATGCGGCCGGCGTGTTGTTCGACGCGTTCGGCCACGGCGCCGACATCGCCGTGCAGGCGCTGACCAAGTACATCGGCGGCCACAGCGACCTGCTGCTCGGCTCGGTCACCGTGCGCGACGAAGCGCTGTACCAGGCCATCGGCGACGCCCACCAACTGCTAGGCATGGGCGCCTCGCCCGACGACTGCAGCCTGGCCTTGCGCGGCCTGCAGACGCTCGGCGTGCGCCTGGATCATCTGCAGCGCAGCACGCTGGAGGTCGCGCAGTGGCTGCAAACGCAGCCGCGGGTCGCGCGGGTGCGCCATCCGGCGCTGCCCGGCAGCCCCGGGCACGAGATCTGGAAGCGCGATTTCACCGGCTCGGCCAGCGTGTTCTCGGTCGAGTTCGATCCCGCGCTGACGCAGGACGCGTTGGTCGCCTTCATCGACCGGCTGCGCCTGTTCAAGATCGGCTACAGCTGGGGCGGCACCACCAGCCTGGTCGTGCCGCAGTTCTCGCTGCACCGCGACCTGCCGCGCGCCGGCCGCAACCTGGTGCGCTTCAACATCGGGCTGGAACGCAGCGAAGACCTGATCGACGACCTGCGCGTTTCGCTGGCGCAGCTGCCGGCCTGA